A region of Nitrosomonas stercoris DNA encodes the following proteins:
- a CDS encoding Ribosomal RNA small subunit methyltransferase D, with amino-acid sequence MGKIRIIGGQWRSRSLQFLDDKLLRPTPDRVRETLFNWLGQDLTGKNCLDLFAGSGSLGLEAASRGARQITMVEHNAKMVRHLRSAIEKLIASQVRLVHTDARVFLADNRVRYDVIFVDPPYQSNLLNEVLPLLPACLAEDGMVYVESHNTFLPDNTWSVFRQGRASHVHYGLLTLKSNG; translated from the coding sequence GTGGGCAAAATTCGTATTATTGGTGGGCAATGGCGTAGCAGATCACTGCAATTTTTGGATGATAAATTACTCAGGCCAACGCCAGATCGTGTCCGTGAAACTTTATTTAATTGGTTGGGACAAGATCTGACTGGCAAAAACTGTCTGGATTTATTTGCTGGTAGTGGCTCATTAGGGTTGGAGGCAGCTTCGCGTGGCGCAAGGCAGATAACAATGGTTGAACACAATGCCAAAATGGTGCGTCATCTGCGTAGCGCGATTGAAAAATTGATAGCATCGCAAGTACGGCTTGTGCATACAGATGCACGTGTGTTTCTTGCGGATAATAGAGTGCGTTACGATGTGATTTTTGTAGACCCTCCCTACCAATCTAATTTATTGAATGAAGTGTTGCCATTATTGCCTGCATGTTTAGCAGAAGATGGTATGGTTTATGTAGAAAGTCATAATACGTTCTTGCCGGATAACACTTGGTCAGTTTTCAGACAAGGACGAGCCAGTCATGTGCATTACGGTTTATTAACTTTGAAATCGAATGGATAA
- a CDS encoding putative zinc protease → MRFLKFLIISWLIFYTQWAWAFLPIQHWQTANGAQVYFVENHDLPILDLSIQFPAGSSTDTAATSGRANLVKRLMNMGAGGLSEDQIAESLADVGAELGGVFDLDRAGLSLRTLSAQQQRVRALDVLAKIIQQPEFADAILERERTRVISALKEADTKPGVIADRALMKLLYGNHPYGLRGSGELDTLAKLKRQDLVEFYRAHYTAGNAIIAMIGDIKRDEANAIAEKLTENLPSGTTHNILPAVVKPEPITQKIAHPATQSHILLAYPGLSRKDPDYFPLLVGNYILGGGGFVSRLMKEIREAHGLAYSVYSAFMPFQEKGPFEISLQTKKEQADQALQLTQKTLRDFVENGPTKEELQAAQQNIIGGFPLRIDSNQKILGYLAVIGFYDLPLTYLEDYVKAVEKITVAQIKDAFQRRIDPAGMVRVVVGSSE, encoded by the coding sequence ATGCGATTTCTAAAATTTTTAATCATATCCTGGTTAATTTTTTATACACAGTGGGCGTGGGCTTTTTTACCTATTCAGCATTGGCAGACAGCAAATGGAGCACAGGTCTATTTTGTTGAAAATCATGATTTACCAATTCTTGATCTAAGTATTCAATTTCCAGCTGGTAGCAGTACAGATACCGCGGCAACTTCTGGCCGTGCCAATTTGGTGAAACGTTTAATGAACATGGGGGCGGGTGGATTATCAGAAGATCAGATCGCTGAATCATTAGCAGATGTTGGTGCAGAATTGGGAGGGGTATTTGATCTGGATCGTGCAGGGTTATCATTGCGGACATTGAGTGCTCAACAGCAACGTGTGCGTGCTCTGGATGTGTTAGCAAAAATTATTCAGCAACCAGAATTTGCGGATGCAATATTAGAACGAGAACGTACACGTGTTATTTCTGCGCTGAAAGAGGCTGATACCAAACCTGGAGTGATCGCTGATCGAGCATTGATGAAGTTGCTGTATGGTAATCACCCTTACGGTTTACGGGGCTCTGGTGAGCTAGATACGCTGGCCAAATTGAAGCGGCAGGATTTGGTTGAATTTTACCGTGCACATTACACTGCTGGTAATGCAATTATTGCGATGATTGGCGATATTAAACGCGATGAAGCAAATGCTATTGCTGAAAAACTCACAGAAAATTTACCAAGCGGAACAACGCACAATATATTGCCTGCAGTAGTGAAACCAGAGCCGATTACTCAAAAAATTGCTCATCCAGCAACACAGAGTCATATTCTGCTGGCATATCCTGGGCTAAGCCGTAAAGATCCGGATTATTTTCCTTTGCTGGTTGGTAATTATATTTTAGGAGGTGGGGGATTTGTATCGCGTTTGATGAAGGAAATTCGTGAAGCGCATGGATTAGCATACAGTGTTTACAGTGCTTTTATGCCTTTTCAGGAGAAAGGTCCTTTTGAAATCAGTTTGCAAACAAAAAAAGAGCAGGCAGACCAAGCTTTGCAACTCACGCAAAAAACACTGCGAGATTTTGTTGAAAATGGACCAACTAAAGAGGAATTACAAGCAGCACAACAAAATATTATAGGGGGATTTCCTTTGCGCATTGATAGTAATCAGAAGATACTGGGTTATCTGGCAGTTATTGGATTTTATGATTTGCCGCTTACCTATCTAGAAGATTATGTCAAAGCAGTGGAAAAAATAACTGTAGCGCAGATTAAAGATGCATTTCAGCGGCGAATTGATCCAGCCGGTATGGTAAGAGTCGTTGTTGGTAGCTCGGAGTAA
- a CDS encoding 6,7-dimethyl-8-ribityllumazine synthase: MSYYDDILELDANLDGNGLCIGVVMSRFNLDIGEGLLDACVTELTKLDVQKADIVLITVPGALEIPIALQKLAASDRFDALIALGAVIHGETYHFDVVANESARGLIAVGLEYDIPIANGILTTDDEDQATIRMREKGAEVAQVAIEMANLALTLDEMDQSSSS, translated from the coding sequence ATGTCTTACTATGATGATATCCTTGAACTAGATGCAAATCTTGATGGTAACGGGTTGTGTATTGGTGTTGTGATGAGCCGTTTCAATCTTGATATAGGGGAAGGTTTGCTTGACGCTTGCGTAACGGAGCTGACCAAACTAGATGTGCAAAAAGCAGATATTGTATTAATCACTGTACCTGGCGCATTGGAAATTCCGATTGCGTTGCAGAAACTCGCTGCTTCTGATCGTTTCGATGCTTTAATTGCTTTGGGAGCGGTGATCCATGGTGAAACATATCATTTTGACGTGGTGGCGAATGAATCTGCCCGTGGTTTGATAGCAGTTGGATTGGAATATGATATTCCAATTGCTAATGGTATTCTCACCACAGATGACGAAGATCAGGCAACAATTCGCATGCGTGAAAAAGGTGCAGAGGTGGCACAGGTTGCGATAGAAATGGCTAATTTAGCCTTGACATTGGATGAAATGGATCAATCTTCCTCTTCATGA
- a CDS encoding riboflavin biosynthesis protein RibBA — translation MTIATIEEILTDFKQGKMVILVDEEDRENEGDLLLAADFITPEAINFMARYGRGLICLTLTEERCRQLQLPMMVTDNHSPLGTNFTASIEAASGVTTGISTADRARTVQVAVQADAKPEDLVQPGHIFPLKAQKGGVLARAGHTEAGCDLGRLAGLTEAAVICEVLKENGEMARLPDLIQFASEHQLKIGTIADLIHYRRRTESLIERVAERPVRTTYGEFRLITYHDKITDVMHLALVKGAWKSGEEVLVRVHEPLTIIDLLEIDDSTHSWSMHDAMIAIAQAEKGAIVLLRRKNDADVLTERIMQTAPHSSDKPVSDLRHHGIGAQILKDLGISKMRLLATPRRMPSMTGFGLEVTGYLEPQN, via the coding sequence ATGACAATCGCAACAATTGAGGAAATTCTGACAGATTTCAAACAGGGGAAGATGGTCATCCTTGTTGATGAAGAAGATCGTGAAAACGAAGGAGATTTGTTATTAGCGGCTGATTTCATCACACCGGAAGCGATCAACTTTATGGCGAGATATGGCAGAGGATTAATTTGTCTGACCTTGACGGAAGAACGTTGTCGTCAGCTTCAGTTGCCGATGATGGTGACGGATAATCATTCGCCCTTAGGGACTAATTTTACTGCTTCCATCGAGGCTGCTAGTGGTGTGACAACCGGTATTTCTACCGCTGATCGAGCCCGTACTGTGCAAGTGGCTGTCCAAGCGGATGCAAAGCCGGAAGATCTTGTGCAACCAGGCCATATTTTTCCGCTCAAGGCACAAAAAGGTGGCGTATTAGCGCGCGCTGGCCATACGGAAGCAGGTTGTGATCTAGGCCGTTTAGCTGGTTTGACTGAAGCAGCAGTTATTTGTGAAGTGCTAAAAGAAAACGGCGAAATGGCTCGCTTGCCGGATTTAATTCAGTTTGCGAGCGAGCACCAGCTCAAAATCGGCACCATTGCTGATTTGATCCATTATCGTCGTCGTACTGAAAGTTTAATTGAGCGAGTAGCTGAGCGCCCTGTGCGAACAACCTATGGAGAATTTAGGCTCATTACTTACCATGATAAAATCACCGATGTCATGCATCTTGCCTTGGTGAAAGGCGCCTGGAAATCTGGTGAAGAGGTGCTGGTGCGTGTGCATGAGCCGCTAACAATCATTGATTTGCTGGAAATTGACGACTCCACCCATTCTTGGAGTATGCACGATGCTATGATAGCCATCGCACAAGCTGAGAAAGGTGCCATTGTATTGCTGCGTCGTAAAAATGATGCTGATGTACTGACTGAACGGATTATGCAAACTGCCCCACATTCATCGGATAAACCGGTGTCAGATCTGCGTCACCACGGTATCGGTGCACAAATCCTCAAGGATCTGGGTATCAGTAAAATGCGTTTGTTGGCAACACCTCGCAGAATGCCTAGTATGACGGGCTTTGGTTTGGAAGTTACCGGTTATTTGGAACCCCAAAATTAA
- a CDS encoding riboflavin synthase, which translates to MFTGIIEAVGRVQRVSPKEEAVRIHIDTDQIELNDVALGDSIAVNGVCLTVVAFEETGFSADVSGETLSCTYGLDIPDHPVNLEKALRFSDRLDGHLVSGHVEGVGEVAQFIQTGDRCLLAIQLPAHLLQYIIPKGSITVDGVSLTINQVLGERIEINLIPHTLTHTTFKYFKPGRKVNIETDMIAKYVARLLEQAQGRQS; encoded by the coding sequence ATGTTTACAGGCATTATTGAAGCAGTTGGGCGTGTGCAGCGTGTTAGCCCTAAAGAAGAAGCTGTGCGTATTCATATTGATACTGATCAAATAGAGCTGAACGATGTGGCGTTGGGGGATAGTATCGCTGTCAATGGAGTGTGTTTGACAGTGGTTGCGTTTGAGGAAACAGGTTTTTCTGCTGATGTATCTGGCGAAACTTTAAGTTGCACTTATGGTCTGGATATACCCGATCACCCAGTTAATCTGGAAAAGGCACTGCGCTTTTCTGATCGATTAGACGGCCATCTGGTTAGTGGTCATGTGGAAGGCGTGGGTGAAGTTGCACAATTTATCCAAACGGGAGATCGTTGTCTATTGGCAATACAATTACCAGCACATTTGTTGCAGTATATTATTCCCAAAGGATCAATTACGGTGGATGGGGTGAGTTTGACTATCAACCAGGTGCTCGGTGAGCGGATTGAAATTAATCTGATTCCCCATACATTGACCCATACAACATTTAAATACTTCAAGCCTGGTAGAAAGGTAAATATAGAGACCGATATGATCGCGAAATATGTAGCACGTTTACTGGAACAGGCACAAGGCAGGCAATCATGA
- a CDS encoding GTP-binding protein TypABipA, giving the protein MTRSLRNIAIIAHVDHGKTTMVDKLLHQAGTFAAHQTIAERVMDSDDIERERGITIFSKNCAIDYNDVHINIVDTPGHADFGGEVERVLSMVDGVLLLVDAVEGPMPQTRFVTRKALAAGLRPIVVINKVDRTGARPDWVINQTFDLFDNLNATEEQLDFPVVYASALNGYATLDLKQPSSDLRPLFDTILQHVPAPEGDADQPLQLQISALDYSSFVGRLGVGRINRGRLKSGQEVMVITGEHTPKKARVNQVSGFRGLEQVPLTEAAAGEIVLISGIDELSIGTTLTDVNHPEALPMPQVDEPTLSMTFQVNTSPFAGKEGKFVTSRQLRERLEKELLTNVALTLEETNDTDSFLISGRGELHLTILLENMRREGYELAVSRPKVVIREIEGVKCEPFEILTVDIDESNQGAIMETLGTRRGDLLDMISDGQGRVRLDYRIPARGLIGFQSEFMTLTRGTGIMSHIFDEYAPMRPDIAARKNGVLISAEHGEIVAYALWKLQERGRMFVSPGNPVYEGMVIGIHSRDNDLVVNPIKGKQLTNIRASGHDEAVVLTPPIQLTLESAIEFIADDELVEITPKSIRIRKRFLLEHERKRASRAVTI; this is encoded by the coding sequence ATGACACGTTCGCTTCGTAATATCGCTATTATCGCTCATGTGGATCATGGCAAAACCACAATGGTAGATAAACTGTTACACCAGGCAGGTACTTTCGCTGCCCATCAGACTATTGCCGAGCGCGTCATGGATTCTGATGATATTGAGCGCGAGCGAGGCATCACCATCTTCTCCAAAAATTGTGCCATCGACTACAATGATGTGCATATCAATATCGTAGATACACCTGGCCACGCCGATTTCGGCGGCGAAGTTGAGCGCGTTTTATCCATGGTGGATGGCGTACTATTGTTAGTAGATGCAGTTGAAGGCCCCATGCCACAAACACGCTTTGTTACTCGCAAAGCGCTGGCCGCTGGCTTGCGTCCAATTGTGGTGATCAACAAAGTTGATCGCACGGGTGCTCGACCAGATTGGGTCATCAACCAAACCTTCGATCTGTTCGATAATCTCAATGCGACCGAAGAACAATTAGATTTTCCGGTAGTGTATGCATCTGCGCTAAATGGCTATGCAACACTGGATCTCAAGCAACCTAGCAGCGATCTGCGCCCACTATTTGATACGATTCTCCAGCATGTGCCCGCTCCAGAAGGAGATGCAGATCAACCTTTGCAGCTGCAAATCAGCGCGCTGGACTATTCAAGTTTCGTTGGCCGTCTCGGGGTTGGTCGTATCAATCGTGGGCGCCTGAAATCAGGCCAGGAAGTTATGGTCATTACAGGGGAACACACCCCAAAAAAGGCACGTGTTAATCAAGTTTCGGGATTTCGTGGCCTGGAACAAGTGCCCTTAACAGAAGCTGCTGCGGGTGAAATTGTGCTCATCAGTGGCATTGACGAGCTGAGCATCGGCACAACCTTGACCGATGTTAATCATCCAGAGGCACTGCCCATGCCACAGGTTGATGAGCCAACCCTCTCCATGACTTTTCAGGTCAACACCTCTCCCTTTGCAGGCAAAGAAGGCAAATTTGTGACCAGTCGCCAGTTGCGCGAACGCCTGGAAAAAGAATTGCTGACTAACGTCGCCTTAACCTTAGAAGAAACCAATGACACTGACTCCTTTCTTATTTCTGGACGCGGTGAGCTGCACCTCACCATTCTGCTAGAAAATATGCGGCGAGAAGGCTACGAATTGGCTGTGTCTCGTCCCAAAGTAGTCATTCGCGAAATAGAGGGGGTCAAATGCGAGCCATTTGAAATATTGACGGTTGACATTGATGAATCCAATCAAGGAGCAATCATGGAAACGTTGGGTACACGGCGTGGCGATTTACTGGACATGATCTCTGATGGACAGGGCCGAGTCAGGCTGGATTACCGTATTCCCGCACGTGGTCTCATCGGGTTTCAATCCGAATTTATGACACTGACCCGTGGCACTGGCATCATGAGCCATATCTTCGACGAATACGCTCCCATGCGCCCTGATATTGCCGCACGCAAGAATGGAGTGCTTATTTCAGCAGAACATGGCGAAATCGTTGCTTATGCGCTATGGAAACTACAGGAACGTGGGCGTATGTTTGTTAGCCCGGGGAACCCTGTCTATGAGGGGATGGTGATCGGCATCCATAGTCGAGATAACGATTTAGTTGTGAATCCAATCAAAGGCAAACAGCTAACCAATATCCGCGCCTCCGGGCATGATGAAGCAGTTGTGCTAACACCTCCTATTCAATTAACGCTGGAATCTGCCATTGAATTTATTGCAGATGACGAGCTCGTTGAAATTACACCCAAAAGCATTCGTATCCGCAAGCGTTTTCTACTGGAACATGAGCGTAAACGAGCCAGTCGCGCAGTAACCATCTGA
- a CDS encoding hypothetical protein (UPF0413 protein YjbH) has translation MNKPVLWYVADPMCSWCWGFAPVIKQIKQQYSTTFTIKLLPGGLRPKTKVPFPAEKRAQILQHWHNVHTTTGQPFTFDQALPEDFIYDTEPACRSINSVSQIKPEQTFSFFAAIQHAFYVEQQDVTQSSVLTKLAENLSISTARFIADFQSDSTKQHTLAGFQRAIQWGVNGFPTLIIEHDAKRYLLSTGYRPIEVLCPALDKWLQQYI, from the coding sequence ATGAATAAACCAGTTCTATGGTACGTTGCCGATCCTATGTGCTCATGGTGTTGGGGATTTGCGCCTGTCATCAAGCAAATCAAACAACAATACTCTACAACTTTTACGATCAAATTGCTGCCGGGAGGATTACGCCCGAAGACAAAAGTGCCCTTCCCAGCAGAGAAAAGAGCGCAAATTCTTCAACACTGGCATAACGTACACACGACAACCGGCCAACCTTTTACTTTTGACCAAGCACTGCCAGAAGACTTTATTTATGATACTGAACCGGCTTGTCGTAGCATCAACAGCGTTTCTCAGATCAAGCCAGAACAAACGTTTTCTTTCTTCGCCGCTATACAACATGCTTTCTATGTAGAACAGCAAGATGTCACGCAATCTTCCGTGCTAACCAAATTGGCAGAAAATCTGAGTATATCTACAGCACGGTTTATAGCAGATTTTCAATCTGATAGCACCAAACAACATACCCTGGCCGGTTTTCAACGCGCAATTCAGTGGGGAGTCAATGGTTTTCCAACGCTCATTATCGAACATGATGCAAAACGCTACTTACTGAGTACTGGCTATCGCCCCATTGAAGTGTTATGCCCTGCACTTGATAAGTGGCTGCAACAATACATTTGA
- a CDS encoding IS630 family transposase ISAzs37 gives MAAARLIWRDWQKTCDPARLIFLDETGASTDMTRQYGRCPVGERCYDHAPGSHKTMTFVAGLHLDGLLAPWCLDAPMNGAAFLVYVETQLCPALKPGDIVICDNLSSHKVAGVREMIKDKGAEILYLPPYSPDLNPIEQVFSKIKTLLRKAAERSFDALWTAIGSIIETIRPQECRNYFTNSGYVSN, from the coding sequence GTGGCGGCGGCAAGGCTCATTTGGCGAGACTGGCAAAAGACCTGCGATCCCGCTCGCCTGATCTTTCTCGATGAAACGGGAGCAAGCACGGACATGACGAGGCAGTATGGCCGCTGTCCTGTGGGAGAGCGATGCTATGACCATGCTCCCGGCAGTCACAAAACCATGACTTTCGTTGCCGGATTGCATCTTGACGGTTTGCTTGCGCCGTGGTGTCTGGATGCGCCCATGAATGGCGCAGCTTTCCTGGTTTATGTGGAAACCCAGCTCTGCCCTGCACTCAAGCCAGGTGATATCGTCATCTGCGACAACCTGAGCAGCCACAAGGTTGCCGGTGTCCGGGAGATGATCAAGGACAAAGGTGCAGAAATCCTTTATCTGCCGCCTTATTCTCCCGACCTCAACCCCATTGAACAGGTCTTCTCCAAAATCAAAACCCTCCTGCGTAAAGCCGCCGAACGATCCTTTGATGCTCTCTGGACCGCTATCGGCAGCATCATTGAAACCATCCGGCCCCAGGAATGCCGTAACTACTTCACCAACTCCGGCTATGTATCTAACTAA
- a CDS encoding cell division protein FtsZ, translated as MFEIANNESLEAVIKVIGVGGCGGNAVDHMILNEVKGVEFICMNTDAQALQKNLAQTSVQLGTNVTKGLGAGANPEIGKEAALEDRDHIAEIVQGADMLFITAGMGGGTGTGAAPVVAQIAKEMGILTVAVVSKPFSFEGKRLKAAQVGMEALAEHVDSLIVIPNDKLMKVLGNDISMLDAFKAANDVLYGAVAGIAEVINCPGLVNVDFADVKTVMSEMGMAMMGSAVAEGVDRARLAAEEAVASPLLEEITLTGARGVLVNITASSAMKMREVQEVMDIVKKMTAEDATIIVGTVIDENMNEDLRVTLVATGLGNVMQQSQRPMTIIHTRTGTDDRSSAHQVDEPAVMRTGRRNAAVTAMQQAGMDPMDIPAFLRKQAD; from the coding sequence ATGTTTGAGATCGCAAATAATGAATCATTGGAAGCTGTCATCAAGGTTATTGGTGTTGGCGGATGTGGTGGTAATGCCGTAGATCACATGATTCTCAATGAGGTAAAAGGGGTTGAGTTCATTTGTATGAACACTGATGCACAAGCATTGCAAAAGAACCTCGCACAAACCTCCGTACAACTGGGTACTAATGTAACCAAAGGATTGGGAGCAGGCGCCAATCCGGAAATTGGCAAGGAAGCGGCGCTGGAAGATCGCGATCATATTGCTGAAATTGTCCAAGGTGCTGATATGTTGTTCATTACAGCTGGAATGGGCGGAGGCACGGGAACAGGCGCGGCACCTGTCGTGGCACAGATTGCCAAGGAAATGGGTATTTTGACAGTGGCGGTTGTCAGTAAACCATTTTCTTTTGAAGGCAAGCGTTTGAAAGCGGCACAAGTTGGAATGGAAGCATTGGCTGAGCATGTGGATTCGCTTATTGTGATTCCCAATGATAAGTTAATGAAGGTGTTGGGTAATGACATTAGCATGTTAGATGCTTTTAAAGCAGCCAACGATGTATTGTACGGTGCTGTGGCTGGTATTGCAGAAGTGATCAATTGTCCAGGTTTGGTTAACGTTGACTTCGCAGACGTTAAAACTGTCATGTCTGAAATGGGCATGGCCATGATGGGTTCTGCAGTAGCAGAGGGAGTCGATCGTGCTCGTTTGGCTGCAGAAGAAGCAGTTGCCAGTCCATTACTTGAGGAAATTACGTTAACTGGTGCACGTGGTGTATTGGTTAATATCACTGCTAGTTCAGCTATGAAAATGCGTGAAGTACAAGAGGTGATGGATATCGTTAAGAAAATGACTGCTGAAGATGCAACTATTATTGTTGGAACAGTGATTGACGAAAATATGAATGAAGATTTACGAGTCACGTTGGTTGCAACAGGGTTGGGCAATGTTATGCAGCAATCTCAGCGACCCATGACCATCATTCATACTCGCACCGGTACAGATGATAGATCATCTGCTCATCAGGTGGATGAGCCTGCCGTGATGCGCACTGGTCGAAGAAATGCAGCAGTCACTGCGATGCAGCAAGCGGGCATGGATCCAATGGATATCCCAGCGTTTCTTAGGAAACAAGCAGATTAA
- a CDS encoding cell division protein FtsA has product MSKVKEGKDLIVGLDIGTSKIVAIIAETKPEGGFEIIGLGSHPSRGLKKGVVVNIEATVNTIQRALEEAALMSGCQISEVHAGIAGSHIKSFNSHGMVAIKGEEVTQADVDKVMETAEAVNIPTDQQVLHTLQQGFIIDGQEDVREPVGMSGIRLEVKVHIVTGAVSAAQNIIKCINRCGLEAYGLVLQPLASATAVLSEDEKDLGVCLVDIGGGTTDIAVFTDGSIRHTAVIPVAGDQITNDIAVALRTPTKDAEDIKCRYGTALRTLADIREMVEIPEVGNRGTRSLSRQGLAEFIEPRVVEIYELIQEELRRSGFEQLLSSGIVITGGSSSMLGMVELGEEILHMPVRLGLPTYSGSLEDVVRTPRYSTAIGLVMTGMEAHLHHYQAKLNGSSTRQIFERMKSWFQENF; this is encoded by the coding sequence ATGAGTAAAGTCAAGGAAGGCAAGGACCTAATTGTCGGTCTTGATATCGGCACATCGAAAATCGTAGCCATCATTGCTGAAACTAAGCCTGAGGGCGGATTTGAGATTATTGGTTTAGGTAGCCATCCGTCACGAGGTTTAAAAAAAGGCGTAGTGGTTAATATTGAAGCAACGGTTAATACCATTCAGCGCGCGCTTGAAGAAGCCGCGCTAATGTCTGGCTGCCAGATTAGTGAGGTACATGCCGGAATCGCCGGAAGTCATATCAAGAGCTTTAATTCGCATGGCATGGTAGCAATTAAAGGCGAGGAAGTGACCCAAGCAGATGTAGATAAAGTGATGGAGACCGCAGAAGCTGTCAATATTCCTACAGATCAACAGGTGTTACATACTCTGCAACAGGGATTCATCATTGATGGTCAGGAAGATGTACGTGAACCGGTTGGGATGAGTGGCATTCGACTGGAAGTCAAAGTGCATATTGTCACAGGAGCAGTATCTGCAGCCCAAAATATTATTAAGTGCATTAATCGTTGTGGACTGGAGGCGTATGGCCTTGTTTTGCAGCCGCTTGCTTCGGCCACAGCTGTTTTATCAGAAGATGAAAAAGATTTAGGGGTTTGTTTGGTAGATATCGGAGGGGGTACGACTGATATCGCGGTGTTTACTGATGGATCCATTCGCCACACTGCGGTTATTCCAGTGGCCGGCGATCAGATTACTAACGATATTGCGGTGGCATTACGTACTCCCACAAAAGATGCAGAAGATATCAAATGTCGCTATGGCACTGCTTTACGTACATTGGCAGATATTCGTGAGATGGTCGAAATACCGGAGGTTGGTAATCGCGGTACGCGTTCATTGTCGCGACAAGGCTTGGCCGAATTTATCGAGCCACGTGTAGTAGAGATTTATGAATTGATTCAAGAGGAATTAAGGAGGAGTGGATTCGAGCAATTGCTTTCGTCAGGTATTGTTATTACAGGCGGGAGCAGTTCCATGTTAGGCATGGTTGAGTTGGGAGAGGAAATTCTTCATATGCCTGTGCGACTTGGGTTGCCAACTTATAGCGGTAGTTTGGAAGATGTTGTGCGAACACCACGTTATTCCACTGCGATAGGGTTGGTGATGACTGGCATGGAGGCACATTTACATCACTACCAAGCGAAACTGAATGGTAGTTCTACCAGGCAGATTTTTGAAAGAATGAAGAGTTGGTTCCAGGAAAATTTCTAA
- a CDS encoding cell division protein FtsQ, whose protein sequence is MASPFFWLQQVRVEVMDSQASNRKQLTHITRNQVEQIVHNLAYGNFMLIDLKRLKKAFMELPWMRSVEISRDWPPALNILFEEHKPFAYWGETALVNTKGEVFHAAVENTALPIFTGPAKSSQLITQQYHVFSRLLRPTGYSITEIALTPRHAWHIRLDTGIWLKLGKKQIKHRLQRYVAVHMQHNEDMQAYADSAYVDLRYSNGFAVRIH, encoded by the coding sequence ATGGCATCACCATTTTTTTGGTTGCAACAAGTACGAGTAGAGGTAATGGATAGTCAGGCTAGCAACAGGAAGCAGTTGACACATATTACTCGAAATCAGGTTGAGCAGATTGTGCACAATCTGGCATATGGGAATTTTATGCTGATTGATTTGAAGCGCCTGAAAAAAGCTTTTATGGAATTGCCATGGATGCGATCAGTCGAGATTTCTCGTGATTGGCCACCCGCATTGAATATATTGTTTGAAGAACATAAACCATTTGCATATTGGGGTGAAACAGCACTGGTGAATACCAAGGGTGAAGTATTTCATGCAGCTGTAGAGAATACAGCGCTACCAATTTTTACGGGACCAGCTAAGAGCAGTCAGCTGATTACGCAACAATATCATGTGTTTAGCAGGTTATTGCGACCAACCGGCTATTCGATTACAGAAATTGCGTTAACGCCACGTCATGCATGGCATATACGACTGGATACTGGTATTTGGCTCAAGTTGGGAAAAAAACAGATAAAGCATCGCTTACAGCGTTATGTAGCAGTTCACATGCAGCATAACGAAGATATGCAAGCGTATGCTGATTCAGCTTATGTGGATTTACGTTACTCGAACGGGTTTGCTGTTCGCATACATTAA